In Triticum aestivum cultivar Chinese Spring chromosome 5B, IWGSC CS RefSeq v2.1, whole genome shotgun sequence, the following proteins share a genomic window:
- the LOC123117292 gene encoding BTB/POZ and MATH domain-containing protein 1-like produces the protein MEECKTMSICTAVAAQGTHVFDIMGYSKHRGMGNDEDSHILSGIFTVGGYDWAIRFYPDGHGSACPNHITVFLELLSNSAKVRASCDLRLVDQCTGLSSSVHKTGPRIFNSDDVSKFAPQFAGFKRRSEIEESAYLRFDRLTIECIITVFKKPHVTQANPVPQIPKIDMPPSDMAENVGRLLEEREGFDVRFIVGGETIEAHRFVLAMRSPVLKAELYGPMREARPGQCITIKDMQPAVFRALLHFIYTDSLPGREDREGDDDTEMARLLLVAADRYAMERLKMICQSILCENLNAETVSTTLALADQHNCVKLKDACLEFIKISNDNVMDAVVATQGFKDLNVTCPSLIAEALEKRRKSCQA, from the coding sequence ATGGAGGAATGCAAGACGATGTCCATCTGTACCGCAGTTGCGGCTCAAGGGACACATGTGTTTGATATCATGGGTTACAGCAAGCATAGGGGCATGGGCAACGACGAAGACAGCCACATACTGTCTGGAATTTTCACTGTAGGCGGGTACGACTGGGCCATCCGCTTCTATCCTGATGGGCACGGCAGCGCATGCCCTAATCACATCACAGTTTTTCTCGAGCTTTTGAGCAATAGCGCAAAAGTCCGGGCGTCCTGCGACCTGAGGCTGGTGGACCAGTGCACCGGATTATCGTCTTCGGTGCATAAAACAGGGCCTAGGATTTTTAACTCTGACGATGTCAGTAAGTTTGCTCCACAATTTGCTGGTTTCAAAAGGCGAAGCGAGATTGAGGAATCTGCATACCTTCGGTTTGATCGCCTGACGATCGAATGTATCATCACTGTTTTCAAGAAGCCACATGTTACTCAAGCCAATCCGGTCCCCCAAATCCCCAAAATCGACATGCCACCATCTGACATGGCCGAGAATGTTGGCAGGCTGCTGGAAGAAAGAGAAGGGTTTGATGTCCGTTTCATTGTTGGAGGAGAGACCATTGAAGCTCATAGGTTTGTGCTCGCTATGCGGTCGCCTGTTCTTAAAGCTGAGCTCTATGGTCCGatgagggaggcgaggccggggcAGTGCATTACCATCAAGGACATGCAGCCTGCCGTCTTCAGGGCCCTGCTCCATTTTATCTACACTGATTCTTTGCCTGGCCGTGAGGATCGTGAGGGAGATGATGATACTGAGATGGCCCGGCTTCTACTAGTGGCCGCGGACAGATATGCCATGGAGAGGCTCAAGATGATTTGCCAAAGCATTCTTTGCGAGAATCTGAATGCGGAAACCGTGTCAACCACATTGGCTTTAGCTGACCAACATAACTGCGTCAAGCTTAAGGATGCTTGCCTTGAatttatcaaaatatcaaatgacaATGTGATGGATGCCGTGGTGGCAACCCAAGGCTTCAAGGATCTGAATGTCACTTGCCCATCTCTCATAGCGGAAGCATTGGAGAAGAGAAGGAAGTCTTGTCAGGCTTAA
- the LOC123117291 gene encoding BTB/POZ and MATH domain-containing protein 2, with translation MGACMTLSTCSPEAAEGTHVFNILGYSKHRGMGQDPGSYIQSGVFAVGGHDWAIRFYPDGYKRENQDYIAVFLELMSKSNKARASCDLRLVDQCTGLRSSVIKTGPRIFNSDDSSRYAPGTAQFKKRSEIEGSAYLKDDRLMIECIVTIFEKPRVTKTTEAKSPPKIDKPPSDMAKHVGKLLEEKEGLDVSFIVGGETIEAHRLILAMRSPVLKAELYGPMREARVGQSITIKDMQPSIFKALLHFIYTDSLPGRRDLEGEENTKMIRLLLVAADRYAMERLKMVCQSILCEDLNVNTVATTLALADQYNCDKLKDACLEFIKTSDDNAMDAVVATQGFKDLKVTCPSLIVDALENRRKLRKA, from the coding sequence ATGGGGGCATGCATGACGTTGTCTACGTGCTCACCGGAGGCGGCTGAAGGCACCCATGTGTTCAACATCTTGGGTTACAGCAAGCACAGGGGCATGGGGCAAGACCCCGGTAGCTACATACAATCAGGGGTTTTCGCAGTCGGCGGCCACGACTGGGCGATCCGCTTCTATCCTGATGGGTATAAAAGAGAGAATCAAGATTACATCGCAGTTTTTCTCGAGCTTATGAGCAAGAGCAATAAAGCCCGCGCCTCTTGTGACCTGAGGCTGGTCGACCAGTGCACTGGGTTACGGTCTTCGGTGATTAAAACAGGGCCTAGGATTTTCAATTCCGACGATTCTAGTCGGTATGCTCCGGGGACTGCTCAGTTCAAAAAGCGAAGCGAGATCGAGGGATCCGCATACCTTAAGGATGATCGCCTGATGATTGAATGCATTGTCACTATTTTCGAGAAACCACGTGTTACCAAAACCACCGAAGCCAAATCGCCGCCCAAAATTGACAAACCACCATCTGACATGGCTAAGCATGTCGGCAAGCTGCTGGAAGAAAAGGAGGGATTGGATGTCAGTTTCATTGTTGGAGGTGAGACCATTGAAGCACATAGGCTCATTCTCGCTATGCGGTCGCCTGTTCTTAAAGCGGAGCTTTACGGGCCAATGAGGGAGGCGAGGGTGGGACAGTCCATTACCATCAAGGACATGCAGCCTTCCATCTTCAAGGCCCTGCTCCATTTCATCTATACCGATTCATTGCCTGGCCGTAGGGACTTAGAGGGAGAAGAGAATACTAAGATGATCCGGCTTTTACTGGTGGCTGCGGACAGATATGCCATGGAGAGGCTCAAGATGGTTTGCCAAAGCATCCTTTGCGAGGATCTGAATGTGAATACCGTGGCAACCACATTGGCTTTAGCTGACCAATATAACTGTGATAAGCTTAAGGATGCTTGCCTTGAATTTATCAAAACATCAGATGATAATGCTATGGACGCCGTGGTGGCAACCCAAGGCTTCAAAGATCTCAAAGTGACTTGCCCATCTCTCATAGTGGACGCACTGGAGAACAGAAGAAAGCTTCGTAAAGCATGA